In methanogenic archaeon ISO4-H5, the following are encoded in one genomic region:
- a CDS encoding cobyrinic acid a,c-diamide adenosyltransferase CobO has protein sequence MSGLAEVRNELGLVHIYTGNGKGKTTAAFGLAFRAAGRGLNVLIVQFLKPSDGYGEQLACGKFPNVELLCLGLDHFVSKNPKQEDIDAAHSALDRTLDLMSTGKYDVVVMDEAVNAVRMKLITDTELIEALKSRPEHIEVVMTGRGITPALEEYADYVTEMGLVKHPYDRGIQARAGIEY, from the coding sequence ATGAGCGGCCTCGCTGAAGTCAGGAACGAATTGGGTTTGGTTCATATCTACACGGGTAACGGCAAGGGGAAGACCACCGCGGCCTTCGGACTTGCTTTCCGTGCAGCAGGCAGGGGACTCAACGTCCTCATCGTCCAATTCCTGAAACCGTCCGACGGCTACGGCGAACAGCTGGCCTGCGGCAAATTCCCCAACGTGGAACTGCTCTGCCTCGGTTTGGATCATTTCGTTTCTAAGAATCCCAAACAGGAGGATATCGATGCAGCACACTCAGCGCTTGACAGGACTCTTGACCTGATGTCCACCGGAAAGTATGATGTGGTCGTGATGGATGAGGCCGTCAACGCGGTTCGCATGAAACTGATCACCGATACCGAACTCATAGAAGCTTTGAAGTCGAGACCGGAACACATTGAGGTAGTCATGACCGGCCGCGGCATCACTCCCGCTTTGGAAGAATATGCGGATTATGTGACAGAAATGGGATTGGTCAAGCACCCCTACGACCGCGGGATCCAAGCGCGTGCCGGCATCGAATACTGA
- a CDS encoding AAA family ATPase, CDC48 subfamily yields MEYDGMQYENTVGGLSLVKGTDRDFVDIPESVSELKVISIGQEAFKGFTQLRKVVIPASVETVCHNAFAYCSSLQSVTFSEGLREIANYAFLMCSSLEELVLPDSLKSAGIWSFGYCRALRHISIAPSTKLGVSCFTCTFLDENNNPLKLADVPGGIYEKEEGSNELIAVARREGEPAEIPVISMTQTFDPKNPVFSKYRPVMDTGVTFADIAGLEDVKEAIRELIITPFKRADLYRRFGMESGGGVLLYGPPGTGKTMLAQAIATEVDAAFFSVKGSDLISKYVGESEQNVKKLFKAARSLPVSVIFFDEFEVIGRARGNDLQPWSDKLLSELLAQMQGFEKNEGTLLVLAATNMPWTIDSALLRPGRFNRRIYVSLPDTEAREQIVRNCLDGLPVAPDFDYGKAAEITDGFNAADVTEFCNRLKLSAIKRSIDSDRDEVICMKDMENASSMKSSVNPLDLAKLDAFSKM; encoded by the coding sequence ATGGAATACGACGGAATGCAATATGAGAACACTGTGGGAGGACTTTCTCTAGTGAAGGGTACTGACCGTGACTTTGTGGATATACCCGAATCTGTAAGCGAACTTAAGGTCATATCTATCGGTCAGGAAGCATTCAAAGGTTTTACCCAGCTGCGCAAGGTGGTCATCCCCGCTTCGGTGGAGACGGTCTGCCACAACGCGTTCGCATACTGTTCCTCGCTCCAATCCGTAACCTTCTCTGAAGGCCTGAGGGAAATTGCCAACTATGCTTTCCTCATGTGTTCCTCTCTGGAGGAACTGGTGCTTCCCGATTCATTGAAAAGTGCCGGGATCTGGTCGTTCGGATACTGTCGCGCCCTTCGCCACATTTCCATAGCGCCAAGTACCAAACTCGGGGTAAGCTGCTTCACCTGCACCTTCCTCGATGAGAACAACAACCCGCTCAAACTGGCCGACGTTCCCGGAGGGATCTACGAGAAAGAGGAAGGAAGCAACGAGCTCATCGCCGTTGCCAGGAGGGAAGGCGAACCGGCGGAGATCCCTGTCATCAGCATGACCCAGACATTCGATCCCAAGAATCCCGTTTTCAGCAAATACCGTCCGGTGATGGACACAGGCGTCACCTTTGCAGATATCGCCGGACTGGAGGATGTGAAGGAAGCCATCCGCGAACTCATCATCACACCGTTCAAGAGAGCGGACCTGTACAGACGCTTCGGAATGGAATCCGGCGGAGGTGTCCTGCTATACGGCCCCCCAGGCACAGGAAAGACCATGCTGGCACAAGCGATTGCTACGGAAGTCGACGCCGCCTTCTTCTCGGTGAAGGGGTCCGATCTCATCTCCAAATATGTGGGAGAGAGTGAGCAGAACGTCAAGAAACTGTTCAAAGCCGCCCGTTCGCTCCCGGTATCGGTCATCTTCTTCGACGAGTTCGAGGTCATCGGCCGTGCCAGGGGAAACGACCTCCAGCCCTGGTCGGACAAGCTCTTATCAGAACTGCTGGCACAGATGCAGGGATTCGAGAAAAACGAGGGTACGCTGCTGGTCCTCGCGGCCACCAACATGCCCTGGACCATCGACAGCGCCCTGCTGCGTCCGGGCCGTTTCAACAGGAGGATCTATGTCTCCCTGCCCGACACGGAGGCGAGGGAACAGATAGTCAGGAACTGCCTGGATGGTCTGCCCGTAGCACCTGACTTCGATTATGGAAAGGCTGCGGAGATCACCGACGGGTTCAACGCAGCCGATGTCACCGAGTTCTGCAACAGACTCAAACTGTCCGCCATCAAGAGATCCATCGACAGCGACAGAGATGAGGTCATCTGCATGAAGGACATGGAAAACGCATCATCCATGAAATCTTCGGTGAATCCGCTCGACCTTGCTAAGCTCGATGCCTTCAGCAAGATGTGA
- a CDS encoding flavodoxin — MKKCILYDSNTGNTRAMAEAIFDGAKESGAEVSISKVTEADIDAALSCDILYLGCPAMGVEMVGDGQTDFMAEVRMRFQGKKVAIFGSCAHGEGIWLRGWSSKLKAYGATVVNWPGLMCKGHPDEESLERCRALGADEFL; from the coding sequence GTGAAGAAGTGCATCCTCTACGACAGCAACACCGGCAACACGCGTGCCATGGCAGAGGCTATTTTCGACGGGGCAAAGGAATCCGGAGCGGAAGTATCCATCTCCAAGGTGACCGAAGCAGACATAGATGCTGCCCTGTCCTGTGACATTCTCTATCTCGGTTGTCCCGCCATGGGCGTCGAGATGGTGGGGGACGGACAAACCGATTTCATGGCGGAGGTCAGGATGCGTTTCCAGGGCAAGAAGGTGGCAATCTTCGGTTCCTGTGCCCACGGGGAAGGTATCTGGCTGAGGGGCTGGTCCTCGAAGCTGAAAGCATACGGGGCCACCGTCGTTAATTGGCCCGGACTGATGTGCAAAGGACACCCTGACGAAGAATCCCTTGAGAGATGCAGGGCCTTGGGTGCTGACGAGTTCCTGTGA
- a CDS encoding oxidoreductase DSBA family, producing MIVQYWSDFLCPFCYIAATRMKKALKELELEEETKVVFRAFELYPTAKKEPHRNIVDAFARHYGMTPEQAQQRVDYICEMGRGEGLVFNYGTAYNTNSFDALRLAKLAQSKGNDFGNVFIERMYKAFFEENIIVADHDALTKVAVEVGMDPAEVKEVLEGDRYAMEVRRDESEAQMYGISAVPFFVINDKYGIPGAVDTKDFKRILMKAYAEEEQDSNVSGMVCGPDGCHPADKE from the coding sequence ATGATCGTCCAATACTGGTCCGACTTCCTATGCCCGTTCTGCTACATCGCCGCTACCCGGATGAAGAAGGCGCTGAAGGAACTTGAATTGGAAGAGGAGACCAAGGTCGTGTTCAGAGCATTCGAACTGTACCCAACCGCCAAGAAGGAGCCTCACCGCAATATCGTCGACGCCTTCGCCCGCCACTATGGAATGACCCCGGAACAGGCACAGCAGAGGGTCGATTACATCTGCGAGATGGGTCGTGGGGAGGGACTCGTTTTCAATTACGGCACCGCCTACAACACCAATTCGTTCGATGCCCTCAGATTGGCCAAGCTGGCACAGTCGAAAGGCAACGATTTCGGGAACGTCTTCATCGAGAGGATGTACAAGGCCTTCTTCGAGGAGAACATCATCGTCGCCGACCATGACGCACTGACGAAAGTGGCCGTCGAAGTGGGAATGGATCCCGCCGAGGTGAAGGAGGTCCTGGAAGGAGACAGGTATGCCATGGAAGTCAGGCGCGACGAGTCCGAGGCACAGATGTACGGCATCTCCGCAGTCCCGTTCTTCGTGATCAACGACAAGTACGGCATCCCTGGTGCGGTCGACACCAAGGATTTCAAGAGGATCCTCATGAAAGCGTATGCTGAGGAGGAGCAGGATTCCAATGTCTCGGGAATGGTGTGTGGGCCGGATGGCTGTCATCCTGCTGACAAAGAGTGA
- a CDS encoding 6-O-methylguanine DNA methyltransferase Ogt, producing the protein MVSVHFYDSPLGLIRLTCRNGALTELVFTDLRDEESSDDLDTEVVTDTVRWLDTYFSGSEPDFLPKMKLHGTEFQKRVWELISKVPYGSTCSYGDIAKKLAENNSRMSAQAVGNAVGRNPIAIIIPCHRVIRSDGSIGGYAFGEDLKKSLLELER; encoded by the coding sequence ATGGTGTCGGTACACTTCTACGATTCCCCGTTGGGCCTCATCAGGCTCACCTGCCGTAACGGGGCCCTGACGGAGCTGGTGTTCACAGACCTCCGGGACGAAGAATCATCAGATGATCTCGATACTGAGGTAGTAACCGATACCGTGAGATGGCTGGATACCTATTTTTCCGGCAGCGAACCGGATTTCCTGCCGAAGATGAAACTCCACGGCACAGAGTTCCAGAAACGGGTCTGGGAACTGATTTCCAAGGTACCTTACGGAAGCACATGCTCCTACGGCGATATCGCGAAGAAACTCGCAGAAAACAACAGCAGGATGTCCGCTCAGGCCGTTGGGAATGCCGTGGGCAGAAACCCGATTGCAATCATAATCCCCTGCCACAGAGTCATCAGATCGGACGGCAGTATCGGCGGTTACGCCTTCGGAGAGGATCTCAAAAAGAGTCTGCTGGAACTTGAGAGATGA
- a CDS encoding aminoacyl-histidine dipeptidase PepD: MSWRTDYKDTDELRFFTELTQVPRPSGHLDRIRAFLTDFAESNGLEHEADDAGNLLIRRKGTGRTIVLQGHMDIVATCSSGMEFDFENVPLDTYIEDGWMHARGTTLGGDDGGGLALMMCALTDPALEGIDLECLFTADEEVGLMGALGMKEGWLSGRVLINLDSEDIREITIGSAGSADVEAVFPFTSEEDSNKAYRVEISGLRGGHSAGEIDRDRGNAILIVAEFLRRMRGVRIASFKGGSASNVIPMSASALFTAPDGCSVDRIFEEYSAGCVNLLEEPDYVFTLRPSECTESWNQEDSSAYLDCIVSCPNGVFERDEYGVKTSSNLGIADQGRIVAKPRSSDFAALRKLISNQSELFRSRGATVEDPVAFPAWKESDDSELVKLASDTYRDYFGCEPRVVVTHGGLESSTIKDKHPGMEAISIGPTVLGAHTPDEKIDLRTLTEAKGYLFELIHRLSE, from the coding sequence ATGTCATGGAGGACGGATTACAAGGACACGGACGAACTGAGATTTTTCACCGAACTCACACAGGTTCCTCGTCCTTCGGGTCATCTCGACCGTATCCGTGCTTTCCTGACGGATTTCGCTGAATCCAACGGCCTCGAGCATGAGGCAGACGATGCAGGCAACCTCCTCATTCGCAGGAAGGGTACCGGCAGGACCATAGTCCTTCAGGGTCATATGGACATCGTGGCGACCTGCAGTTCCGGGATGGAATTCGATTTCGAGAACGTCCCCTTGGACACCTACATCGAAGACGGATGGATGCACGCCCGCGGCACCACCCTCGGAGGCGATGACGGCGGAGGTCTGGCACTTATGATGTGTGCCCTTACTGACCCTGCCTTGGAAGGTATCGATCTCGAATGTCTTTTCACCGCTGATGAGGAAGTGGGACTCATGGGTGCCCTCGGAATGAAGGAGGGTTGGCTGTCCGGCCGCGTGCTCATAAATCTCGACAGCGAGGACATCAGGGAGATCACCATCGGCAGTGCCGGTTCGGCGGATGTGGAAGCTGTCTTCCCCTTCACGTCCGAAGAGGACTCCAACAAAGCATACAGGGTGGAGATCAGCGGTCTCAGGGGAGGTCATTCCGCAGGGGAGATCGACCGCGACCGTGGAAACGCCATCCTGATCGTGGCCGAGTTCCTGAGGAGGATGAGAGGTGTCAGGATAGCTTCCTTTAAAGGAGGGTCGGCGTCCAATGTGATCCCCATGTCCGCTTCCGCTCTCTTCACAGCTCCCGACGGATGTTCCGTCGACAGGATTTTCGAGGAGTACAGCGCAGGCTGCGTGAACCTGCTGGAGGAACCGGATTATGTGTTCACCCTCAGGCCCTCCGAATGTACCGAATCCTGGAACCAGGAGGATTCCTCTGCATACCTCGATTGCATAGTATCGTGCCCCAACGGTGTCTTCGAGAGGGACGAGTACGGGGTGAAGACCTCTTCGAATCTGGGTATTGCGGATCAGGGCAGGATAGTAGCGAAACCCCGCAGTTCGGATTTCGCCGCCCTCAGGAAGCTGATCTCCAACCAGTCGGAGCTGTTCCGTTCCCGCGGAGCTACCGTGGAGGATCCCGTTGCATTCCCCGCATGGAAGGAGAGCGATGACAGCGAACTGGTGAAACTTGCCTCCGACACCTACAGGGATTACTTCGGATGCGAGCCCCGTGTGGTAGTCACCCACGGAGGATTGGAATCGAGCACCATCAAGGACAAGCACCCCGGCATGGAGGCGATCTCCATCGGACCGACGGTTCTGGGTGCCCACACTCCTGACGAGAAGATCGACCTCAGAACGCTGACAGAGGCGAAAGGATACCTGTTCGAGCTGATACACAGACTGTCCGAATGA
- a CDS encoding ferredoxin, giving the protein MPKIIAENCVACGACADACPQEAITIDDIAVIDESKCVDCGACIDECNSDAIEE; this is encoded by the coding sequence ATGCCTAAGATCATCGCAGAGAACTGTGTCGCTTGCGGTGCATGCGCAGACGCATGCCCCCAGGAAGCAATCACCATCGACGACATCGCAGTCATCGACGAATCCAAATGCGTCGACTGCGGAGCCTGTATCGATGAGTGCAACTCCGACGCAATCGAGGAGTGA
- a CDS encoding ferredoxin has product MPKVIADNCVACGACADACPESAITVDDVAVIDESKCVDCGACVDECPSEAIEN; this is encoded by the coding sequence ATGCCAAAAGTCATTGCTGACAACTGTGTAGCATGCGGTGCATGCGCCGATGCGTGCCCTGAGAGCGCCATCACTGTAGACGACGTCGCAGTCATCGACGAATCCAAATGCGTCGACTGCGGAGCCTGTGTGGACGAGTGCCCCTCCGAGGCAATCGAGAACTGA